The following are from one region of the Salvelinus alpinus chromosome 16, SLU_Salpinus.1, whole genome shotgun sequence genome:
- the acer1 gene encoding alkaline ceramidase 1: MGGFYSSEKMTGLFAYESSDLDWCEDNYRHSEHIVEYFNTMSSLFFFVISPIMLYLLHPYARERNLAVHLVWIMMIFVGLFSAYFHMTLSFMGQMLDELSILWVLGLCYGLWFPRRLFPSFIKDRTTFSRLVMMITVVTTLCSFVKPTANAYLLNCFALHIIYSLGLEMRICTDPKVLRLCWSAVGLWVLAISCWISDRFGCSFWQKLNFCYLHGIWHILIVMAVAYASTLIAYLDANYEIPYSLPSLQYWPNDNWVLGLPYIVLKGTTKTQKIF; this comes from the exons ATGGGAG GGTTCTATTCTAGTGAGAAGATGACAGGCCTGTTCGCCTATGAAAGCTCCGATTTGGACTGGTGTGAGGATAACTACAGGCACTCTGAACACATAGTGGAGTACTTCAACACT ATGAGCAGtctgttcttctttgtgatctccCCCATCATGCTGTACCTGCTGCACCCCTACGCCAGGGAGAGGAACCTGGCTGTACACCTGGTCTGGATCATGATGATCTTTGTGG GTCTCTTCTCTGCCTACTTCCACATGACCCTGAGCTTCATGGGCCAGATGCTGGATGAGCTGTCCATCCTGTGGGTCCTGGGGCTCTGCTATGGTCTCTGGTTCCCACGCAGGCTCTTCCCCTCCTTCATCAAGGACAG GACGACTTTTTCCCGGCTGGTCATGATGATAACTGTTGTCACCACCCTATGCTCCTTTGTCAAACCCACTGCCAATGCCTACCTCCTCAACTGCTTTGCCCTCCACATCATCTACTCATTGGGTCTGGAGATGAGGAT CTGTACTGACCCGAAGGTGCTGCGGTTATGCTGGTCTGCTGTTGGCCTGTGGGTGCTGGCCATCTCCTGCTGGATCAGTGATCGTTTCGGATGCAGCTTCTGGCAAAAGCTTAATTTCTGCTACCTGCATGGAATCTG GCACATTCTGATAGTAATGGCTGTAGCCTACGCAAGCACCCTGATAGCCTACTTGGATGCCAACTATGAGATACCCTACTCCCTGCCAAGCCTTCAGTACTGGCCCAATGACAACTGGGTCCTGGGATTGCCTTACATTGTTCTGaaaggaaccaccaagactcagaAAATATTCTAA